One Paenibacillus riograndensis SBR5 DNA segment encodes these proteins:
- a CDS encoding AAA family ATPase — protein MNGRVAAASGREEGRPSRQINIVLRNQDTPAASHAAADSLAQAAPPKNNGHSEWFQELNRELDALVGLENIKELVFEIYALLQIAKMRSDAGLASGGQAYHMVFKGNPGTGKTTVARIVAKLFQRMGVLTKGHLIEVERADLVGEYIGHTAQKTRDLVKKALGGILFIDEAYSLARGGDKDFGKEAIDTLVKSMEDHRSQFVLILAGYSSEIDYFLMSNPGLPSRFPIQVEFPDYTIDQLLQIAELMAKERDYILMPQAILKLKQHLLLEKTESLHAFSNARYVRNSIEKAVRAQAVRLLNQYESNSPGKQELMTLRTEDFKL, from the coding sequence GTGAACGGACGCGTAGCGGCGGCAAGCGGACGGGAGGAAGGCAGACCGTCACGACAAATCAATATTGTACTGCGGAATCAGGATACACCAGCGGCAAGCCACGCGGCTGCAGACAGTCTTGCTCAGGCCGCACCCCCAAAAAACAACGGACACAGTGAATGGTTTCAGGAGCTTAACCGGGAACTGGATGCACTCGTAGGGTTGGAAAATATCAAGGAGCTGGTATTCGAGATCTATGCCCTGCTGCAGATCGCCAAGATGCGCAGCGATGCGGGACTTGCCAGCGGCGGCCAGGCGTATCATATGGTTTTCAAGGGGAATCCCGGAACCGGCAAGACAACGGTAGCCAGAATTGTCGCCAAGCTGTTCCAGCGGATGGGTGTGCTGACCAAAGGGCATCTGATCGAGGTGGAAAGAGCGGATCTGGTTGGCGAATATATCGGGCATACGGCTCAGAAGACAAGGGACCTGGTGAAAAAGGCGCTCGGGGGCATTCTTTTTATTGATGAAGCTTACAGTCTCGCCCGGGGCGGGGATAAGGATTTTGGCAAAGAGGCCATTGACACGCTTGTCAAATCCATGGAGGACCACCGCAGCCAATTCGTGCTGATTCTGGCGGGATACTCCAGTGAAATTGATTATTTTCTGATGAGCAACCCCGGTTTGCCCTCCCGGTTCCCCATTCAGGTGGAATTTCCCGATTACACCATAGACCAGCTGCTGCAGATTGCGGAGCTGATGGCCAAAGAACGCGATTATATTCTGATGCCGCAGGCCATACTCAAACTAAAGCAGCATCTGCTGCTGGAGAAGACAGAGAGCCTTCATGCCTTCAGCAACGCGCGTTATGTTCGCAACTCTATAGAAAAAGCAGTGCGGGCCCAAGCGGTACGGCTGCTGAATCAATATGAGAGCAACAGCCCGGGCAAGCAGGAGCTGATGACACTCCGCACAGAAGATTTTAAACTGTAG
- a CDS encoding YdcF family protein — protein MDWYVYQRGSSPIRKVSRKGRRSRMKRNLLIVLVVCIAAGLLWCASVFGRINSAATTNPMQEADVGIILGMAMWGDKPSPGLQERLDYGLELYREGKFPRFIVSGGLDRVDYKYTEAEGMKNYLVEQGVPENAIILEDKSTSTYENLRFSQKLMKSKDLNTAVIITHTFHGQRALEIARELNYNRPELGLTDSQVMSMLKYKTREILAYTKWKMQQLFL, from the coding sequence ATGGATTGGTATGTCTATCAAAGAGGTTCATCCCCGATTCGCAAAGTATCGCGCAAAGGCCGTCGTTCCCGGATGAAGCGCAATCTGCTCATTGTACTGGTGGTCTGTATCGCCGCAGGATTGCTCTGGTGCGCGTCAGTCTTTGGCCGGATCAACAGCGCAGCAACGACGAATCCTATGCAGGAAGCGGATGTGGGCATTATTCTTGGTATGGCGATGTGGGGAGACAAGCCCAGCCCCGGACTACAGGAAAGGCTTGACTATGGGCTGGAACTATACCGGGAAGGCAAATTCCCCCGGTTTATTGTATCTGGCGGTCTGGACCGGGTTGATTATAAATATACCGAAGCAGAGGGAATGAAGAACTATCTGGTGGAGCAGGGAGTTCCGGAGAACGCTATCATTCTGGAGGACAAGTCTACCAGCACTTATGAGAATCTCCGGTTTAGTCAAAAGCTGATGAAATCCAAAGACTTAAACACAGCAGTCATTATTACACATACTTTTCACGGACAGCGCGCGCTTGAGATTGCCCGGGAACTCAATTACAACCGTCCTGAGCTGGGGCTTACCGATTCACAGGTGATGTCGATGCTGAAGTACAAGACCCGTGAAATTCTGGCCTATACGAAATGGAAAATGCAGCAGCTTTTTCTGTGA
- a CDS encoding DUF402 domain-containing protein yields the protein MKRKFGDRANWRRITRRHFACRYVESREFSGYITLYTIYGLKEPLWKSYGRHTYRIADKGYSWLQYFPKDSHYIVTAMFDERQNIVQWYIDTCKVQGVTDQGVPWFDDLYLDVVVLWNGEVFLLDEDELEEALEREDITDSDYNLAWATASSILRSIDAHAFPYFSLSLKHRAELFHHGEFRRK from the coding sequence ATGAAACGTAAATTCGGAGACCGGGCCAACTGGCGCCGGATTACGCGCCGCCATTTTGCCTGCCGTTATGTGGAGAGCCGGGAATTCAGCGGATACATCACCCTGTATACCATTTATGGGCTGAAGGAACCGCTGTGGAAGAGCTACGGCAGGCATACATACCGCATAGCGGACAAAGGGTACTCATGGCTGCAGTATTTTCCCAAAGACAGCCACTATATTGTGACGGCAATGTTCGACGAGCGGCAAAACATCGTGCAGTGGTACATTGACACCTGCAAGGTTCAAGGGGTCACCGACCAAGGCGTGCCCTGGTTCGATGATCTGTATCTGGATGTTGTGGTGCTGTGGAATGGAGAGGTATTTCTGCTGGATGAGGACGAGCTGGAGGAAGCCCTGGAACGTGAGGATATTACGGACAGTGACTATAATTTGGCCTGGGCTACAGCAAGCAGTATTCTTCGCAGCATAGATGCTCATGCTTTTCCTTATTTCTCCCTTTCCTTGAAGCATCGTGCCGAATTGTTCCATCACGGAGAATTCAGGAGGAAATAA
- a CDS encoding transglycosylase domain-containing protein, giving the protein MSRDDISRTNRNRNRGTQSSSSSSNSNSNSKGKSKKKKFLTKKRVLWTLFFTTALAIFCALGGYLFIMLNGEKLLDENIDKLTVNETTKIYDRNAKLIGELALEKSEPVEYEDIPKLLVNAFVATEDKRFFEHSGVDLWSIGRAAVKDIAARSMVEGGSTITQQLAKNIFLTRDKTFFRKATEVSIAVALENKFTKEEIITKYLNRINFGGTIYGIKAASIRYFGQSNLNDLKVWQIATLAAMPKGPSRYNPLRNPELSKERRGVVLQLMYEQGYITKDQMDEAKVVNYNYKPPESKQRYQAFIDYAVDEAEDKFGLTEDDLNIGGYKIYTTMDAHAQETVEKAFADSDNFEKSADDELVQGSMTIINQENGSIVALLGGRNYEKKGYSRVNGSRRSPGSSFKPLVAYAPALESGKFTNNSVLSNEKQCFGTYCPNNLHGYSKTISMAAALTKSENIPAVWLLNEIGVNTGFQFAKKLGIKLKDEDKNLSLALGGMSEGTNTLEMAQAYSAFANGGELREAYSIKSITNSDGDTVYKANTKPERVMSENTAYQMTEMMQKVVEDGTGKKAKIDRPVAGKTGTTQSGYEGISSNRDVWFVGYTPEWTAAVWMGYDKPNKKHLLKNSSPLAAAFWGKVMEEALEGVPKKSFPQPEGTNQPEPTATPEAAEPVSGLNAAYDASTMTVNLSWEPASAKGVEYRIYRRETSEAEFSPLLNTVSANVGDISAMPGLTYEYYVTAYYPALDVESEPSATVTVEVQDEQPTQEPEPTVDPNLPTDGTGNGGNNGNGQNNGNPDGNNGNGNGNGNGGENGNQGNGNGNGNGNPGGNGSGGEFPSGTPEASPTPPPATIPPTDPAVTTGAGGGNAGTEGATDPVTDPSAGFVDEGTVTQ; this is encoded by the coding sequence ATGTCCAGAGACGATATATCCAGGACGAACCGCAACAGAAACAGGGGAACCCAGTCATCAAGTTCGAGTTCAAATTCTAATTCTAATTCCAAAGGGAAGTCCAAGAAAAAGAAATTTCTTACCAAGAAGCGTGTGCTGTGGACGCTGTTTTTTACTACGGCGCTGGCGATTTTTTGCGCGCTGGGCGGTTACCTGTTCATCATGCTGAACGGCGAGAAGCTGCTGGATGAGAACATCGATAAGCTCACGGTTAATGAGACTACGAAAATTTACGACCGGAATGCGAAGCTGATCGGCGAGCTGGCTTTGGAGAAAAGTGAGCCGGTTGAGTATGAAGATATTCCTAAGCTGCTGGTCAACGCTTTTGTAGCTACAGAGGATAAGCGTTTCTTTGAACACAGCGGCGTTGATTTATGGTCGATCGGCCGGGCGGCAGTGAAGGATATTGCAGCGCGAAGCATGGTCGAAGGCGGGAGTACGATTACCCAGCAGCTGGCGAAGAACATTTTCCTTACCCGGGATAAGACCTTCTTCCGCAAAGCGACCGAGGTTTCGATTGCCGTGGCGCTGGAGAACAAATTCACCAAAGAAGAGATTATTACCAAATATCTGAACCGCATCAACTTCGGCGGCACCATTTACGGGATCAAGGCGGCATCCATCCGGTATTTTGGCCAAAGTAATCTGAACGATCTCAAGGTTTGGCAGATAGCCACGCTTGCTGCAATGCCTAAGGGGCCCTCCCGCTACAACCCGCTGCGCAATCCTGAGCTTTCGAAGGAACGGCGCGGTGTGGTGCTCCAGCTGATGTATGAGCAGGGCTACATTACCAAGGATCAGATGGACGAAGCCAAAGTGGTGAACTACAACTATAAGCCGCCGGAAAGCAAACAGCGTTACCAGGCCTTTATTGATTATGCGGTTGATGAAGCGGAAGACAAGTTCGGATTGACCGAGGACGATCTGAATATCGGCGGGTACAAAATCTATACGACCATGGACGCACATGCCCAGGAGACGGTGGAGAAAGCTTTTGCCGACAGCGATAACTTTGAGAAGAGCGCCGACGATGAGCTGGTGCAGGGCTCGATGACGATAATCAACCAGGAGAACGGCAGCATCGTGGCGCTCCTTGGCGGACGGAATTATGAGAAAAAAGGCTACAGCCGCGTGAACGGCAGCAGACGCTCACCGGGTTCATCCTTTAAACCGCTGGTTGCTTACGCACCTGCGCTCGAATCCGGAAAATTCACCAATAATTCCGTACTTAGCAACGAAAAGCAATGCTTCGGCACTTACTGTCCGAACAACCTGCACGGCTATTCGAAAACCATCAGCATGGCAGCGGCCTTGACGAAGTCGGAGAACATCCCGGCCGTATGGCTGCTGAATGAAATCGGGGTCAATACCGGCTTCCAGTTTGCCAAAAAGCTCGGGATCAAACTGAAGGACGAGGACAAAAACCTCTCGCTGGCACTTGGCGGGATGAGTGAAGGTACGAATACTCTGGAAATGGCTCAAGCCTACAGTGCCTTTGCCAATGGCGGTGAATTGCGCGAGGCCTATTCGATCAAATCGATAACCAATAGCGACGGAGATACCGTCTATAAGGCAAATACCAAACCGGAACGGGTTATGAGCGAGAATACAGCTTACCAGATGACAGAGATGATGCAGAAGGTCGTAGAAGACGGCACAGGTAAAAAAGCTAAAATTGACCGTCCAGTAGCCGGTAAAACCGGTACCACGCAAAGCGGATACGAGGGCATCAGCTCGAACCGGGACGTCTGGTTTGTCGGCTATACGCCGGAATGGACAGCTGCGGTCTGGATGGGCTATGACAAGCCAAACAAAAAACATTTGCTCAAAAACAGCAGTCCGCTTGCAGCGGCATTCTGGGGCAAGGTCATGGAGGAAGCTCTGGAAGGCGTTCCGAAGAAGTCATTCCCGCAGCCGGAAGGTACTAACCAGCCGGAACCGACGGCAACACCGGAAGCAGCGGAGCCAGTCAGCGGTCTGAATGCAGCCTATGATGCTTCAACCATGACCGTCAACCTGAGCTGGGAGCCTGCCTCTGCAAAAGGAGTGGAATACCGGATCTACCGCCGCGAAACCTCGGAAGCAGAGTTCAGCCCGCTTCTGAATACCGTTTCCGCAAATGTCGGGGATATCAGTGCAATGCCTGGCTTGACCTATGAATATTATGTCACAGCTTATTACCCGGCATTGGATGTGGAAAGCGAGCCTTCTGCAACCGTCACGGTTGAGGTGCAGGACGAACAACCGACACAGGAGCCGGAGCCAACGGTTGATCCGAATCTTCCAACCGATGGAACGGGTAATGGCGGCAATAATGGAAACGGGCAAAATAATGGAAATCCGGATGGAAACAATGGAAATGGCAACGGGAATGGCAACGGCGGGGAGAACGGAAATCAAGGAAACGGCAACGGGAATGGCAACGGCAACCCTGGTGGTAACGGCAGCGGCGGAGAGTTTCCTTCCGGTACTCCTGAAGCCTCACCGACACCTCCTCCGGCCACTATTCCGCCTACTGATCCGGCTGTCACGACCGGAGCAGGCGGCGGCAACGCGGGTACCGAGGGGGCTACAGATCCCGTCACTGATCCTTCCGCGGGTTTCGTGGATGAAGGCACTGTTACACAGTAG
- the hfq gene encoding RNA chaperone Hfq: MNKSINIQDTFLNQLRKENIPATVYLTNGFQIRGIIKAFDNFTIVIDSDGRQQMVYKHAISTFTPQRSVSLMQDSGSEE, encoded by the coding sequence ATGAACAAGTCCATTAACATCCAAGATACGTTCTTGAATCAACTGCGCAAAGAGAATATCCCTGCTACAGTATATCTGACCAACGGCTTTCAAATCCGGGGAATCATCAAAGCCTTCGACAACTTCACTATTGTCATCGACAGTGACGGCCGCCAGCAGATGGTGTACAAGCATGCGATTTCCACCTTTACACCGCAGCGCAGCGTATCGCTGATGCAGGACAGTGGAAGCGAAGAATAA
- the miaA gene encoding tRNA (adenosine(37)-N6)-dimethylallyltransferase MiaA yields the protein MTTETRRRVLVLLGPTAVGKTRLSLELAEAYDAEIISGDSMQVYRGMDIGTAKIKPEEMMGIPHHLIDIHDPQDAYSAAEFQEQGTKLIEEISRKGKLPFIVGGTGLYIESLCYGFRFSEAVADEAFRSEQDAFAEAHGAEALHARLAEVDPESAARLHPNDRRRIIRALEIHHQTKVTLSASHADQKKESPYELCLIGLTMDRKILYKRIEDRIDQMLADGLVAEVEGLLQRGYSRSLVSMQGLGYKEIAAYLAGEMTLDEAVTLLKRDTRRFAKRQLSWFRHMKEIQWINVDESQNFSENFEKIRAIIAGKFLSGLEYTSEQSN from the coding sequence TTGACAACTGAGACAAGACGCAGGGTTCTGGTGCTGCTTGGCCCGACTGCTGTCGGCAAAACCAGGTTAAGCCTTGAATTGGCTGAGGCCTATGACGCAGAGATTATTTCTGGCGACTCAATGCAGGTGTACCGGGGGATGGACATCGGGACAGCCAAAATCAAACCAGAGGAAATGATGGGAATCCCCCATCATCTGATCGATATCCATGATCCTCAGGATGCTTATTCCGCTGCTGAATTTCAGGAGCAGGGGACAAAGCTGATCGAAGAGATCAGCCGCAAAGGCAAGCTTCCTTTTATCGTCGGCGGAACCGGGCTCTATATTGAGTCCCTGTGCTACGGTTTCCGCTTCTCGGAGGCCGTAGCGGATGAAGCCTTCCGCAGCGAGCAGGACGCTTTTGCCGAGGCCCATGGAGCTGAGGCACTGCATGCCAGGCTGGCTGAAGTAGACCCGGAGAGCGCAGCCAGACTGCACCCCAATGACCGCCGCCGGATCATCCGCGCGCTGGAAATTCATCATCAGACCAAGGTAACTCTTTCGGCATCCCATGCAGACCAGAAAAAGGAATCTCCCTATGAACTCTGCCTGATTGGTTTGACAATGGACCGGAAAATACTATATAAACGTATTGAAGACCGAATTGACCAGATGCTGGCGGACGGACTCGTCGCAGAGGTGGAAGGACTGCTGCAACGCGGCTACAGCAGAAGTCTTGTGTCCATGCAGGGACTGGGCTACAAGGAAATTGCCGCTTACCTCGCGGGAGAAATGACGCTGGACGAGGCTGTGACGCTTCTCAAACGCGATACCCGCCGATTCGCCAAAAGACAGTTGTCATGGTTTCGCCACATGAAGGAGATTCAGTGGATCAACGTCGATGAGAGCCAAAACTTTTCAGAGAATTTTGAAAAAATCCGTGCTATAATAGCAGGAAAGTTTCTCTCAGGTCTTGAATATACTTCTGAACAATCTAATTGA
- a CDS encoding class I SAM-dependent methyltransferase, with protein MIITTGFDPIPAIEMRAKSLAERTGTIYTPRGKLSMSKMAERYKDGEILVVLQDAVRLITPGMPPMEFHPSMGFVRAKRIIRGEPDPMLEAARMVPGDSVLDCTAGLGSDSLLFAVYGGEASTVTALESSLPLCALLLEGMSHYISGQEKVNEALRRVRVVHSDHLAYLREQPDNSIDIVYFDPMFRVPLTDSAAISPLRQFANAAALRAESVAEAVRVARKTVLLKEKALSGEFSRLGFTELLRASAKTSYGVISIDN; from the coding sequence ATGATTATAACAACGGGCTTTGACCCGATCCCGGCCATCGAAATGCGGGCCAAAAGCCTTGCGGAGCGAACCGGCACAATCTATACGCCCCGAGGCAAATTGTCCATGTCCAAAATGGCGGAACGCTACAAAGACGGGGAGATTCTGGTTGTGCTGCAGGACGCAGTGCGGCTGATTACACCGGGCATGCCGCCGATGGAATTTCACCCCAGCATGGGTTTTGTCCGGGCTAAGCGGATTATCCGCGGGGAGCCGGACCCGATGCTGGAGGCCGCCCGGATGGTCCCAGGGGACAGTGTGCTGGACTGTACGGCAGGGCTTGGCAGCGATTCCCTGCTGTTTGCAGTGTACGGCGGAGAGGCATCCACCGTCACTGCGCTGGAGAGCTCCCTGCCGCTCTGTGCGCTGTTACTTGAAGGCATGAGCCACTATATCTCGGGACAGGAGAAGGTGAACGAGGCCCTGCGCCGCGTGCGTGTGGTGCACAGTGACCATCTTGCTTACCTGCGGGAGCAGCCGGACAACAGTATAGATATTGTCTATTTTGATCCCATGTTCCGTGTACCTTTGACGGATTCGGCAGCAATATCGCCGCTGCGCCAGTTCGCGAATGCCGCTGCCTTGAGGGCGGAGAGTGTCGCCGAGGCCGTCCGGGTCGCCCGCAAAACCGTGCTTTTGAAAGAAAAAGCCTTAAGCGGCGAATTCTCCCGGCTTGGTTTTACCGAGCTGCTGCGGGCCAGCGCCAAAACATCGTACGGGGTGATATCCATTGACAACTGA